The Ferroacidibacillus organovorans genome has a segment encoding these proteins:
- a CDS encoding transposase, translating to MTVEHPVPWQIDVTAAPPMAVNKSPSNSVSGYTIGRLRPKIPELTLALNGRVTLHHRKIIQRSLDHLTFLEKSIADLEADMEQYFAPYQTQEELLQTIPGVGPNVAKVILAEIGTDMPVFPSASHLSSWAGLSPGNHESAGKKKSEDDTGQPSAENWIVRGRLGRQ from the coding sequence TTGACGGTTGAACATCCAGTTCCATGGCAGATTGACGTTACGGCCGCTCCGCCAATGGCGGTGAACAAATCACCGTCAAACAGCGTGAGCGGCTACACAATCGGTCGTTTGCGCCCCAAGATACCTGAACTGACACTTGCGCTAAACGGTAGGGTGACCTTGCATCACCGAAAAATCATCCAGCGTTCTTTGGATCATCTCACGTTTCTTGAGAAGTCCATCGCCGACCTGGAAGCGGACATGGAGCAATACTTCGCTCCGTATCAAACGCAAGAAGAACTACTACAAACCATCCCGGGTGTTGGGCCGAATGTGGCGAAAGTCATCCTCGCCGAAATCGGAACTGATATGCCCGTGTTTCCTTCGGCGTCCCACCTCTCTTCATGGGCTGGGCTTAGTCCCGGCAATCATGAAAGTGCAGGTAAAAAAAAGAGCGAAGACGACACAGGGCAACCAAGCGCTGAGAACTGGATTGTTAGAGGCAGGCTGGGCCGCCAGTAA